The proteins below come from a single Iocasia fonsfrigidae genomic window:
- a CDS encoding DUF421 domain-containing protein, producing MVICTLALGYSTLKSLKIRKLFKGEPIVIIQNGKILEKNMLKARYTLDALEMQLRENKVFNLNEVEFAVLEADGKLSVLKKTPYKPVTPKDLGLKTSYQGLATELIKDGTVLEQNLKQNNLDLNWLYKELYKQNIDDLSKVILASLNTDGSLYLDLKNENPAYTQKIED from the coding sequence ATGGTTATCTGCACTCTGGCCCTAGGATATTCAACATTAAAAAGTTTAAAAATAAGAAAGTTATTTAAGGGAGAACCCATAGTAATTATTCAAAACGGCAAAATTTTAGAAAAAAACATGTTAAAAGCCAGATATACTTTAGATGCCCTAGAAATGCAATTAAGGGAAAATAAGGTTTTTAATTTAAATGAAGTAGAATTTGCTGTATTAGAGGCAGATGGTAAATTAAGTGTACTCAAAAAAACACCTTATAAGCCTGTAACCCCTAAAGACCTGGGTCTAAAAACTAGTTACCAGGGGCTAGCCACTGAATTAATCAAAGATGGTACAGTTCTGGAACAAAACCTAAAACAAAACAATCTGGATCTTAACTGGCTATATAAAGAGTTATATAAGCAAAATATTGATGACCTATCAAAAGTCATTTTAGCATCACTAAATACAGATGGTTCATTATATTTAGACCTAAAAAATGAAAACCCTGCATATACTCAAAAAATAGAGGATTAG